A window from Musa acuminata AAA Group cultivar baxijiao chromosome BXJ3-10, Cavendish_Baxijiao_AAA, whole genome shotgun sequence encodes these proteins:
- the LOC135651467 gene encoding transcription termination factor MTERF15, mitochondrial-like codes for MPNKSGLFVLGCRCGCSLSSHNGGCDAPLRSVLRRNSLLPLFDTHRLRDLLFFSSSVDPTAAVGDTISPDPHFMVKYLVNSCGFSPSEAAKFSKPLAHLRSTEKPDAVLNFMRSQGLGGAVIRKVISADPRYLRYNVEKNLAPKFQFLRDLGLSESDIVDAILKNHGILLFNVQRSIVPKLEMWEGLLGSRELVLKHLKKTTRFFHSSVEKTLHPNLKFLRDECGIPEERVSVVLRSHPKLISQKPESLRALVARADELGMPRQSRMFMWTVNIIQRVSKERFEAKVEFMRRFGWSESEFSSAVRKVPTFIGMSLDMLRRKVEFFINVVGYTPSFIADKSYLLLFSLQKRVIPRFRVTEMLKSKGLWTGQGKFSCILTLSDTKFIEKFVLPHKENVPELLDILRVAGVCKGK; via the exons ATGCCGA ATAAAAGCGGGTTGTTTGTATTAGGGTGCCGCTGCGGCTGCTCTCTTTCGTCCCACAATGGCGGCTGCGACGCTCCGCTCCGCTCCGTGCTCCGCCGCAATAGCCTCCTGCCCTTGTTCGACACCCACCGCCTTCgagatctcctcttcttctcctcctctgtcgACCCTACGGCCGCCGTAGGGGACACCATATCTCCAGATCCCCACTTCATGGTGAAATACCTCGTGAACTCCTGCGGGTTCTCCCCCTCCGAGGCAGCCAAGTTCTCTAAACCTCTTGCGCACCTCCGATCCACCGAGAAACCCGACGCCGTCCTTAACTTCATGAGATCTCAGGGCCTCGGTGGCGCCGTTATCAGGAAGGTGATATCTGCGGATCCCAGATACTTACGCTACAACGTGGAGAAAAACTTGGCCCCGAAGTTTCAGTTCTTACGCGATTTGGGCCTATCGGAGTCGGATATCGTCGATGCCATCCTGAAGAACCATGGCATCCTCCTCTTCAACGTTCAGCGTTCCATCGTCCCCAAATTGGAGATGTGGGAAGGTCTCTTGGGATCGAGAGAGCTCGTTCTCAAGCATCTCAAGAAGACAACGCGGTTTTTCCACTCCAGCGTTGAGAAGACATTGCATCCTAACCTAAAGTTCTTGAGGGATGAGTGCGGCATTCCTGAAGAAAGGGTCTCTGTCGTCTTGAGAAGTCACCCAAAATTAATCTCACAGAAACCAGAGTCTCTCCGAGCTTTGGTGGCGAGAGCCGATGAGCTGGGGATGCCACGGCAATCTCGGATGTTCATGTGGACAGTTAATATTATCCAGAGGGTAAGCAAAGAGAGGTTCGAGGCCAAGGTCGAGTTCATGAGGAGGTTCGGGTGGTCGGAATCGGAGTTTTCTTCTGCTGTCAGGAAAGTACCCACCTTCATAGGCATGTCCCTCGATATGTTGCGCAGAAAAGTGGAATTTTTTATCAATGTGGTCGGTTACACCCCTTCCTTCATCGCCGACAAATCATATCTCTTGCTATTTAGTCTGCAGAAGAGGGTAATTCCTCGGTTTCGTGTCACAGAGATGTTGAAATCGAAAGGATTGTGGACTGGACAAGGCAAGTTTTCATGCATTCTCACATTATCAGATACCAAATTCATTGAGAAGTTTGTTCTCCCTCACAAAGAAAATGTTCCTGAGCTGCTTGATATTTTGAGAGTTGCGGGCGTGTGTAAAGGAAAATGA
- the LOC135651738 gene encoding probable serine/threonine-protein kinase SIS8, with protein sequence MKNILKKLHIVASHTEDADASASPSSSPVKGAVKVPHAHPDQKPVSSLTSWLNSVSSKLSFTPPSSSSSSASSSSSLVAAQRVEPREGPSTVSSSASEAVVDSAMRGSTLSKPTVPEMDEEYQIQLALELSAREDPEAAQIEAVKQISLGSCPPENSPAEIIAYRYWNYNALGYDDKILDGFYDLYGILVESTSLEMPSLTDLQGTPVSDNISWEAVLVNKTEDADLVRFEQKVSLMASKVRSWRWSIS encoded by the exons ATGAAGAACATCCTCAAGAAGCTTCACATCGTGGCGAGCCACACGGAAGACGCGGATGCCTccgcctccccctcctcctccccggtcaAAGGTGCCGTCAAGGTCCCCCACGCCCACCCCGATCAGAAGCCCGTCTCCAGCCTCACCAGCTGGTTGAATTCCGTCTCCAGCAAGCTCTCTTTCACCCctccctcctcgtcctcctcttcagcctcctcttcctcgtccttAGTTGCCGCACAGAGAGTGGAGCCGAGGGAAGGCCCGAGTACGGTCTCCTCGTCCGCTTCGGAAGCGGTGGTTGACTCGGCGATGAGGGGTTCCACGTTGAGCAAGCCGACAGTCCCGGAGATGGACGAGGAGTACCAAATCCAGCTCGCTCTGGAGTTGAGTGCCAGAGAGGATCCGGAGGCGGCTCAAATCGAGGCCGTGAAGCAGATTAGTTTGGGCTCTTGCCCGCCTGAGAACTCCCCTGCTGAAATTATTGCTTACAGATACTGG AATTATAATGCTCTTGGCTATGATGACAAGATCTTGGATGGTTTCTATGATCTCTATGGCATATTGGTTGAGTCTACGTCTTTAGAAATGCCTTCTCTAACTGATTTGCAAGGAACACCAGTCTCTGATAATATCAGTTGGGAAGCTGTATTGGTAAATAAAACTGAAGATGCTGACCTTGTCAGATTTGAGCAGAAAGTGTCATTAATGGCTTCAAAAGTGAGGTCTTGGAGGtggagcatcagttag
- the LOC135651848 gene encoding probable serine/threonine-protein kinase SIS8 isoform X2, protein MKNILKKLHIVASHTEDADASASPSSSPVKGAVKVPHAHPDQKPLSSLTSWLNSVSSKHSFTPPSSSSSSASSSSSLVAAQRVEPREGPSTVSSSASEAVVDSAMRGSTLSKPTVPEMDEEYQIQLALELSAREDPEAAQIEAVKQISLGSCPPENSPAEIIAYRYWVLADSQGIPCRLVKGKQYTGSDDGALVIVKLNDGREYIVDLMSEPGTLIPSDGAGLATESEASITVKPFTEVGNHAHMTTSNREVTNSARCTENEPFDKSSVSGYFEAPSTAGVMSCQLSLQENQNSSSLWRSSNNSCMQKNMNIPDESTTIGNNVMVKTPEASVRPKHVSKITRSPSWTEGISSSTVHRMKVQDVSEYMINAAKENPKLAQKLHDVLLESGVAAPPNLFTEICTVEAETSVIEETHLIEDKDETKMLKNELKQKTESDGRHGPLLPHLPSLMLRQKMVLARSQMDATKPVEGFSLCGSVDSGEAINTPSLSEVSDEHLPPEAPLQLIRHMPVAAAAATAAVVASSMVVAAAKSNTDMNLEVPVAAAATATAAAVVATTAAVSRQYEQLEPSALMLSGCSDTNLTPNNDSIPGNEQQGNCPGHDDIYMKEMASDSNQEMDRSSDKSTGTESTKSENALHDVVDFEIAWEDIILGERIGLGSFGEVYRGDWHGTEVAVKRFLHQDISTDALEEFISEVRIMKRLRHPNVVLFMGAVTHVPNLSIVTEFLHRGSLFRLIHRPNNQLDERRRLRMALDIARGMNYLHNCTPVIVHRDLKSPNLLVDKNWVVKVCDFGLSRLKHNTFLSSRSTAGTAEWMAPEVLRNEPSNEKCDVFSFGVIMWELCTLQQPWEGMNPMQVVGAVGFQDRRLDIPDDMDPVIAGIIKKCWHIDPKIRPSFSEIMAALKPLQKPMSSAQGLRQKIHVVDSSGKGRS, encoded by the exons ATGAAGAACATCCTCAAGAAGCTTCACATCGTGGCGAGCCACACGGAAGACGCGGATGCCTccgcctccccctcctcctccccggtcaAAGGTGCCGTCAAGGTCCCCCACGCCCACCCCGATCAGAAGCCCCTCTCCAGCCTCACCAGCTGGTTGAATTCCGTCTCCAGCAAGCACTCTTTCACCCctccctcctcgtcctcctcttcaGCCTCCTCTTCGTCGTCCTTAGTTGCCGCACAGAGAGTGGAGCCGAGGGAAGGCCCGAGTACGGTCTCCTCGTCCGCTTCGGAAGCTGTGGTTGACTCGGCGATGAGGGGTTCCACGTTGAGCAAGCCGACAGTCCCGGAGATGGACGAGGAGTACCAAATCCAGCTCGCTCTGGAGTTGAGTGCCAGAGAGGATCCGGAGGCGGCTCAAATCGAGGCCGTGAAGCAGATTAGTTTGGGCTCTTGCCCGCCTGAGAACTCCCCTGCTGAAATTATTGCTTACAGATACTGG GTATTAGCTGATAGTCAGGGCATTCCTTGTCGGTTGGTGAAAGGGAAGCAATATACTGGATCAGATGATGGTGCTTTGGTCATTGTGAAACTTAATGATGGAAG GGAATATATTGTTGATTTGATGTCAGAACCTGGTACTCTTATACCATCAGATGGTGCAGGACTGGCCACTGAATCTGAAGCTAGCATCACAGTTAAGCCTTTCACAGAAGTAGGAAACCATGCACATATGACCACATCTAATAGAGAGGTGACAAACTCTGCCAGATGTACTGAGAATGAGCCTTTTGACAAAAGCTCTGTGTCTGGCTATTTTGAAGCTCCAAGTACTGCTGGTGTTATGTCATGTCAGTTGAGTCTGCAAGAAAATCAAAATTCTAGTTCTCTTTGGAGATCCTCAAACAACAGTTGCATGCAAAAGAATATGAATATTCCTGATGAATCCACAACTATTGGCAATAATGTCATGGTAAAAACTCCAGAAGCATCTGTTAGACCAAAACACGTATCTAAAATTACAAGATCACCTTCTTGGACAGAAGGCATTAGTTCTTCAACCGTCCACAGGATGAAGGTACAGGATGTTTCTGAATACATGATTAATGCTGCTAAAGAGAATCCCAAATTAGCTCAGAAGCTGCATGATGTGTTGTTGGAAAGTGGTGTCGCTGCACCCCCTAACTTGTTCACAGAGATCTGTACTGTAGAAGCAGAAACTTCGGTGATTGAAGaaacacatttaattgaagaCAAAGATGAAACAAAGATGCTTAAGAATGAATTGAAACAGAAAACCGAAAGTGATGGCCGTCATGGTCCCCTTTTGCCTCATCTCCCTAGCCTTATGCTCAGGCAGAAAATGGTTCTTGCTAGGTCGCAGATGGATGCGACTAAACCTGTTGAGGGATTTAGCCTTTGTGGCTCTGTTGATTCTGGAGAAGCAATTAACACTCCATCTCTATCTGAAGTTTCTGATGAACATTTGCCACCAGAGGCTCCATTGCAGCTTATAAGACACAtgcctgttgctgctgctgcagcaaCAGCTGCTGTTGTTGCATCTTCAATGGTTGTTGCTGCAGCAAAATCAAACACCGACATGAACTTGGAAGTTCCTGTAGCTGCTGCAGCCACTGCTACTGCTGCGGCAGTTGTAGCCACAACTGCTGCAGTGAGCAGGCAGTATGAACAATTAGAACCTTCTGCCCTGATGCTATCTGGATGTTCTGACACAAATTTGACCCCAAACAATGATAGCATCCCTGGCAATGAGCAGCAAGGAAATTGTCCAGGTCATGATGATATTTATATGAAGGAAATGGCAAGTGATTCTAATCAAGAAATGGATCGAAGTTCTGATAAATCAACTGGAACAGAAAGTACAAAATCTGAAAATGCTTTACATGATGTTGTGGATTTTGAAATAGCATGGGAAGACATTATTCTTGGTGAGCGGATAGGGCTTG GTTCTTTCGGAGAGGTGTATCGGGGAGATTGGCATGGGACA GAAGTTGCTGTTAAAAGGTTCTTGCATCAAGATATCTCTACTGACGCACTTGAAGAATTTATAAGTGAG GTGCGGATAATGAAACGGTTGCGACATCCAAATGTTGTTCTCTTCATGGGAGCAGTAACTCATGTGCCTAATCTTTCAATTGTCACAGAATTTCTCCATAG AGGTAGTTTGTTCCGTTTGATTCACCGACCCAATAATCAACTAGATGAAAGGAGGCGTTTGAGGATGGCTCTTGATATT GCTCGTGGAATGAATTATTTGCACAACTGTACTCCTGTCATAGTCCACCGTGATCTTAAGTCTCCAAATCTTCTTGTTGACAAGAACTGGGTTGTGAAG GTCTGTGATTTTGGTTTATCTCGTTTGAAGCACAACACATTCCTTTCTTCGAGGTCAACAGCTGGAACG GCTGAGTGGATGGCTCCAGAAGTTCTAAGGAATGAACCTTCAAATGAGAA GTGTGATGTTTTTAGCTTTGGGGTCATAATGTGGGAGCTCTGTACCTTGCAACAACCTTGGGAAGGGATGAACCCTATGCAAGTTGTCGGTGCTGTCGGGTTTCAAGATCGTCGTCTTGATATTCCAGATGACATGGATCCTGTCATAGCAGGAATTATAAAGAAGTGTTGGCATAT CGACCCAAAGATAAGGCCCTCATTTTCTGAGATCATGGCTGCCTTGAAACCATTGCAGAAACCTATGTCCAGTGCCCAAGGTCTCAGACAGAAGATACATGTAGTGGATAGCTCAGGAAAGGGTAGATCATGA
- the LOC135651848 gene encoding probable serine/threonine-protein kinase SIS8 isoform X1, with product MKNILKKLHIVASHTEDADASASPSSSPVKGAVKVPHAHPDQKPLSSLTSWLNSVSSKHSFTPPSSSSSSASSSSSLVAAQRVEPREGPSTVSSSASEAVVDSAMRGSTLSKPTVPEMDEEYQIQLALELSAREDPEAAQIEAVKQISLGSCPPENSPAEIIAYRYWNYNALGYDDKILDGFYDLYGILVESTSLEMPSLTDLQGTPVSDNISWEAVLVNKTEDADLVRFEQKVSLMASKVRSASSDSPDNVLAQNVAILVANYMGGKVSDPDSMLKSYHNLRNYLRASVGNIVLPLGHLTIGLARHRALMFKVLADSQGIPCRLVKGKQYTGSDDGALVIVKLNDGREYIVDLMSEPGTLIPSDGAGLATESEASITVKPFTEVGNHAHMTTSNREVTNSARCTENEPFDKSSVSGYFEAPSTAGVMSCQLSLQENQNSSSLWRSSNNSCMQKNMNIPDESTTIGNNVMVKTPEASVRPKHVSKITRSPSWTEGISSSTVHRMKVQDVSEYMINAAKENPKLAQKLHDVLLESGVAAPPNLFTEICTVEAETSVIEETHLIEDKDETKMLKNELKQKTESDGRHGPLLPHLPSLMLRQKMVLARSQMDATKPVEGFSLCGSVDSGEAINTPSLSEVSDEHLPPEAPLQLIRHMPVAAAAATAAVVASSMVVAAAKSNTDMNLEVPVAAAATATAAAVVATTAAVSRQYEQLEPSALMLSGCSDTNLTPNNDSIPGNEQQGNCPGHDDIYMKEMASDSNQEMDRSSDKSTGTESTKSENALHDVVDFEIAWEDIILGERIGLGSFGEVYRGDWHGTEVAVKRFLHQDISTDALEEFISEVRIMKRLRHPNVVLFMGAVTHVPNLSIVTEFLHRGSLFRLIHRPNNQLDERRRLRMALDIARGMNYLHNCTPVIVHRDLKSPNLLVDKNWVVKVCDFGLSRLKHNTFLSSRSTAGTAEWMAPEVLRNEPSNEKCDVFSFGVIMWELCTLQQPWEGMNPMQVVGAVGFQDRRLDIPDDMDPVIAGIIKKCWHIDPKIRPSFSEIMAALKPLQKPMSSAQGLRQKIHVVDSSGKGRS from the exons ATGAAGAACATCCTCAAGAAGCTTCACATCGTGGCGAGCCACACGGAAGACGCGGATGCCTccgcctccccctcctcctccccggtcaAAGGTGCCGTCAAGGTCCCCCACGCCCACCCCGATCAGAAGCCCCTCTCCAGCCTCACCAGCTGGTTGAATTCCGTCTCCAGCAAGCACTCTTTCACCCctccctcctcgtcctcctcttcaGCCTCCTCTTCGTCGTCCTTAGTTGCCGCACAGAGAGTGGAGCCGAGGGAAGGCCCGAGTACGGTCTCCTCGTCCGCTTCGGAAGCTGTGGTTGACTCGGCGATGAGGGGTTCCACGTTGAGCAAGCCGACAGTCCCGGAGATGGACGAGGAGTACCAAATCCAGCTCGCTCTGGAGTTGAGTGCCAGAGAGGATCCGGAGGCGGCTCAAATCGAGGCCGTGAAGCAGATTAGTTTGGGCTCTTGCCCGCCTGAGAACTCCCCTGCTGAAATTATTGCTTACAGATACTGG AATTATAATGCTCTTGGCTATGATGACAAGATCTTGGATGGTTTCTATGATCTCTATGGCATATTGGTTGAGTCTACGTCTTTAGAAATGCCTTCTCTAACTGATTTGCAAGGAACACCAGTCTCTGATAATATCAGTTGGGAAGCTGTATTGGTAAATAAAACTGAAGATGCTGACCTTGTCAGATTTGAGCAGAAAGTGTCATTAATGGCTTCAAAAGTGAGGTCAGCATCTTCAGATTCTCCTGACAATGTGTTGGCACAGAATGTTGCCATTTTAGTTGCCAACTACATGGGTGGAAAAGTTTCTGATCCTGATAGTATGTTGAAGTCATATCATAACCTTAGAAACTACCTAAGAGCAAGTGTTGGAAACATTGTGCTGCCACTTGGCCATCTGACTATTGGTCTGGCTCGTCATCGTGCATTAATGTTTAAG GTATTAGCTGATAGTCAGGGCATTCCTTGTCGGTTGGTGAAAGGGAAGCAATATACTGGATCAGATGATGGTGCTTTGGTCATTGTGAAACTTAATGATGGAAG GGAATATATTGTTGATTTGATGTCAGAACCTGGTACTCTTATACCATCAGATGGTGCAGGACTGGCCACTGAATCTGAAGCTAGCATCACAGTTAAGCCTTTCACAGAAGTAGGAAACCATGCACATATGACCACATCTAATAGAGAGGTGACAAACTCTGCCAGATGTACTGAGAATGAGCCTTTTGACAAAAGCTCTGTGTCTGGCTATTTTGAAGCTCCAAGTACTGCTGGTGTTATGTCATGTCAGTTGAGTCTGCAAGAAAATCAAAATTCTAGTTCTCTTTGGAGATCCTCAAACAACAGTTGCATGCAAAAGAATATGAATATTCCTGATGAATCCACAACTATTGGCAATAATGTCATGGTAAAAACTCCAGAAGCATCTGTTAGACCAAAACACGTATCTAAAATTACAAGATCACCTTCTTGGACAGAAGGCATTAGTTCTTCAACCGTCCACAGGATGAAGGTACAGGATGTTTCTGAATACATGATTAATGCTGCTAAAGAGAATCCCAAATTAGCTCAGAAGCTGCATGATGTGTTGTTGGAAAGTGGTGTCGCTGCACCCCCTAACTTGTTCACAGAGATCTGTACTGTAGAAGCAGAAACTTCGGTGATTGAAGaaacacatttaattgaagaCAAAGATGAAACAAAGATGCTTAAGAATGAATTGAAACAGAAAACCGAAAGTGATGGCCGTCATGGTCCCCTTTTGCCTCATCTCCCTAGCCTTATGCTCAGGCAGAAAATGGTTCTTGCTAGGTCGCAGATGGATGCGACTAAACCTGTTGAGGGATTTAGCCTTTGTGGCTCTGTTGATTCTGGAGAAGCAATTAACACTCCATCTCTATCTGAAGTTTCTGATGAACATTTGCCACCAGAGGCTCCATTGCAGCTTATAAGACACAtgcctgttgctgctgctgcagcaaCAGCTGCTGTTGTTGCATCTTCAATGGTTGTTGCTGCAGCAAAATCAAACACCGACATGAACTTGGAAGTTCCTGTAGCTGCTGCAGCCACTGCTACTGCTGCGGCAGTTGTAGCCACAACTGCTGCAGTGAGCAGGCAGTATGAACAATTAGAACCTTCTGCCCTGATGCTATCTGGATGTTCTGACACAAATTTGACCCCAAACAATGATAGCATCCCTGGCAATGAGCAGCAAGGAAATTGTCCAGGTCATGATGATATTTATATGAAGGAAATGGCAAGTGATTCTAATCAAGAAATGGATCGAAGTTCTGATAAATCAACTGGAACAGAAAGTACAAAATCTGAAAATGCTTTACATGATGTTGTGGATTTTGAAATAGCATGGGAAGACATTATTCTTGGTGAGCGGATAGGGCTTG GTTCTTTCGGAGAGGTGTATCGGGGAGATTGGCATGGGACA GAAGTTGCTGTTAAAAGGTTCTTGCATCAAGATATCTCTACTGACGCACTTGAAGAATTTATAAGTGAG GTGCGGATAATGAAACGGTTGCGACATCCAAATGTTGTTCTCTTCATGGGAGCAGTAACTCATGTGCCTAATCTTTCAATTGTCACAGAATTTCTCCATAG AGGTAGTTTGTTCCGTTTGATTCACCGACCCAATAATCAACTAGATGAAAGGAGGCGTTTGAGGATGGCTCTTGATATT GCTCGTGGAATGAATTATTTGCACAACTGTACTCCTGTCATAGTCCACCGTGATCTTAAGTCTCCAAATCTTCTTGTTGACAAGAACTGGGTTGTGAAG GTCTGTGATTTTGGTTTATCTCGTTTGAAGCACAACACATTCCTTTCTTCGAGGTCAACAGCTGGAACG GCTGAGTGGATGGCTCCAGAAGTTCTAAGGAATGAACCTTCAAATGAGAA GTGTGATGTTTTTAGCTTTGGGGTCATAATGTGGGAGCTCTGTACCTTGCAACAACCTTGGGAAGGGATGAACCCTATGCAAGTTGTCGGTGCTGTCGGGTTTCAAGATCGTCGTCTTGATATTCCAGATGACATGGATCCTGTCATAGCAGGAATTATAAAGAAGTGTTGGCATAT CGACCCAAAGATAAGGCCCTCATTTTCTGAGATCATGGCTGCCTTGAAACCATTGCAGAAACCTATGTCCAGTGCCCAAGGTCTCAGACAGAAGATACATGTAGTGGATAGCTCAGGAAAGGGTAGATCATGA
- the LOC135651739 gene encoding pheophytinase, chloroplastic-like: MTAAESAQHVRGVVLLNSAGQFENPSEQPKNNEEETVLQKFVFNTLKEFIQRIILGFLFWQAKQPARVEKVLKSVYINASNVDNYLVESITKPAEDPNAGEVYYRLMTRFMSNQSKYTLNSVLSKLSCPLLLIWGDLDPWVGPAKAARIKEFYPNTTVVNLQAGHCPHDEVPELVNEALLNWLSSL; encoded by the exons ATGACAGCAGCTGAATCAGCTCAGCATGTTCGTGGAGTTGTTTTACTAAATTCAGCTGGACAATTTGAAAATCCAAGTGAACAGCCCAAGAACAATGAAGAAGAGACGGTGTTACAGAAGTTTGTGTTCAACACACTGAAGGAATTCATCCAAAGAATAATCTTGGGGTTCCTATTCTGGCAAGCAAAGCAACCTGCTCGTGTTGAAAAAGTCCTGAAAAGT GTGTATATAAATGCCTCCAACGTGGACAATTATCTTGTGGAATCGATAACTAAGCCGGCGGAGGATCCAAATGCTGGAGAAGTTTATTACAG ATTGATGACGAGATTTATGTCAAACCAAAGCAAGTACACGCTCAACAGCGTCCTTAGCAAACTCTCATGCCCATTGTTGCTGATATGGGGTGACTTAGACCCTTGGGTTGGGCCTGCCAAGGCAGCTAGAATCAAAGAGTTCTATCCAAACACCACCGTCGTCAATTTGCAGGCAGGGCATTGTCCGCATGATGAAGTCCCTGAGCTCGTGAATGAAGCTCTACTCAATTGGCTATCCTCGTTATAA
- the LOC135651849 gene encoding uncharacterized protein LOC135651849: MAPKAKVNPKPSPAPPPPDAQSAPIEDLFSALHRHTQNFEYERAAKVADQVLAIAPGDEDALRCKVVALIKSDAIDKALSAIQGSRHLPIDLRFYEAYCLYRQNKLHEALEAIDGQERNSMILQLESQIFYRLGKMDACMESYEKIQRFKIDSLDIKTNIIAALVAAGRSPEVQGTMDALKVKASSNFELAYNYACSLIETKKYADAGQQLLSARR, translated from the exons ATGGCGCCCAAGGCCAAGGTGAACCCCAAGCCCTCGCCTGCACCGCCGCCTCCCGACGCCCAGTCTGCCCCCATCGAGGACCTCTTCTCCGCTCTCCATCGCCATACCCAGAACTTCGAGTACGAACGGGCCGCCAAGGTCGCAGATCAAG TTCTCGCGATCGCACCCGGGGATGAGGATGCCCTGCGGTGCAAGGTCGTGGCTTTGATCAAGTCCGACGCGATCGATAAGGCTCTCTCCGCGATCCAGGGTTCTCGTCACCTGCCCATAGATCTCAGATTTTACGAG GCATATTGCTTGTACAGGCAGAATAAACTGCATGAAGCACTAGAGGCAATAGACGGTCAAGAAAGAAACTCTATGATCCTGCAGTTAGAATCTCAGATATTTTATCGTTTAGGAAAAATGGATGCTTGCATGGAAAGCTATGAGAAGATTCAAAGATTCAAGATTGACTCCTTAGATATAAAAACAAACATCATAGCTGCTCTGGTTGCAGCTGGAAGGTCTCCTGAAGTTCAAGGAACTATGGATGCACTTAAAGTCAAAGCTTCTAGTAACTTTGAACTGGCATACAACTATGCTTGCTCCTTGATTGAAACGAAAAAATATGCAGATGCTGGGCAACAATTACTTTCAGCTCGAAGGTAA